The genomic stretch TGTGTTTTTTTATCTCTATAAGAATCACTTTATTATATAGAGTGTCAAAAATGCTCAGGCTTGTTGTTAGGAATCAACAAAACGCAGCCGCGATTCCACTGATAGCATTTAATTTTAAGTAGATGAAAGATGATTATAGTATTACATTTCAAGAATAGTACGCCGTACACGACCTATTATTGAGATAGCACCTTCGAGTTTTGGAGCATTTATTGTTTTATCATATGAGGCGGGTTGAAAAGGAGGATTATCATTTGGCCTATATCGTTTATATGTTGCCTTTCCAGTTTCATCTGCAATGACATAACAAGCATTTGGTACAAGTTTCTTATCTCGCATATTTACAAATATTATAGAATCTGGAGGACTAATTTTATTCATGGACGAACCATCCACGCGCAAAGCAATCCACTCACCCGCTGGAAGATTGACAGCTTCGATCATAGAACAATCCAAAAAATCCGTTATACCGTCTTGCTCACTTAATTCTCCAGCACTAACCCACGAAATTAAAGGAACGCTCTCACTGAGGCTAGGATTATCTTGAGAAGACTTGCCATACAAAATCCATCCAGGATCTACATTAAATACCTCTCCATATCGTCCAGCCATTTGACGCGAGATAGCGCGATTTCCATTTTCATTACTAATTAATGTATTAACATTGAGACTTGGTATAGCACGTGCGGCTTCGCTCGGTGTTAAATACCCGGCGCGCTCACGTGCCATTTTAAGTCTATCTTTTGGTAAAAGAATCATTTGTACATTATCCACTATTTTTTCTGTTCAATGTGTACGATTTTATCTTGATTTTAAATTGTACGTAATGTACTGTTGTTGCTATGGTTAATAATTTTTCTGTTAAAAATTTAATTGAGTTCTGGGGATCTATACGCCAATTCGCAGAAGAAGTTGGATGTAGTTATGAAGCCGCGCGTAAAATGCGCGATCGTAATAGTATTTCTCCAAAATATTGGAACATAATTATTCAATTGTCTCAATCCAAAGGGTTATCTTGGGTTACAATAAATTGGTTTCTTCATACATATGAGAACAAATCTCGTAAAATCTACTTTCCAATGACAAAACACCATAAAGATGCTGTTTATTCCGCGAAAAATCTTACTGTACCAGATGGATCACAGTTAACAACATCTACGTTTTTGGAAAGTTCCGTGATTAATGAGCATCAGCGGGATAATTCGCCCTATTGAATTGAAGAAAGAATATGAAAGCAAAAGAAATGTTAAAAGAAATTTATACCCGATTTTATAGATTAGTAAGTCGTCATAAGAGAATAGAAAATGCAAGCAAATTAATGGAAGAATATATAGAGGTAATGCCCTGTGAGTACGATACAGATGAACTTGCAAGACAATATTCTGCTCAAGAAAGAACTCGTTCATTAAAAGAGGAAATGCATAATTTAAAATTTGATCATTTGCTAGAGAGGTTTGGAGAGTCTCTTGCGGAATTAAGCAAACTTATCAAGGAAGAGCAAGCTACACTTAAAAAATTATCCACGTCAATTCAACAAGAAAGTAAGGAATTACAGCAGAAAAGAAAAAACGTGGATTTACAAATGGAGTGGTTTGATATGTTAAACGATCAACTCAATGCTAAAACTGACGTAAAAGAACCAGTTCAATCGGTTGATGTTTTACCGCCAATGAAAGTTATTTCTTTTGAACAAAAGGAAAATCTTCAAGAGAAAGAACGTCTTCAAGCTTAATCTTGTACTCCATTTAAACGTGGCCATCTCATTAGTTTAGCGTTCAGAGTTTTTAAGAAGGCTACTTTTCAAAAACATTTTTTCAATCGAGTTACTCGCTAGACGCTCTGTCATAGCGTGCATAACCGTATATTGCCTAAACTGATGAGACAATTATGAAGATAAAATACGAGCTAACGGAAGAAAGTAAGCAAGTTCATATATTAAGATTTGGAATGGAGTATACCCACACTCTTTATCGAATTAGAGCTTTAAGAAACTTTGGTAA from Bartonella sp. WD16.2 encodes the following:
- a CDS encoding LexA family transcriptional regulator yields the protein MILLPKDRLKMARERAGYLTPSEAARAIPSLNVNTLISNENGNRAISRQMAGRYGEVFNVDPGWILYGKSSQDNPSLSESVPLISWVSAGELSEQDGITDFLDCSMIEAVNLPAGEWIALRVDGSSMNKISPPDSIIFVNMRDKKLVPNACYVIADETGKATYKRYRPNDNPPFQPASYDKTINAPKLEGAISIIGRVRRTILEM